In one window of Candidatus Cloacimonadota bacterium DNA:
- a CDS encoding Hsp20/alpha crystallin family protein produces the protein MKLVPYRKMNEVRPMSNMLSLFDDFFNRVFEEEGSDENFRAMAMDITEHDKEFSIQANLPGFKKDNVKISVHDNQLLIEAMCEDNKEEQKGTVYRCERYSGSYRRNLMLPENANISAINAKMEDGVLTLTIPKKEPTPKQEIVIK, from the coding sequence ATGAAACTCGTACCTTATCGTAAAATGAATGAAGTAAGACCCATGAGCAATATGCTCAGCCTTTTTGATGATTTCTTCAACCGCGTGTTTGAAGAAGAGGGTTCCGATGAAAACTTCCGGGCTATGGCAATGGATATTACCGAACACGATAAAGAATTTAGCATTCAGGCAAACTTGCCCGGATTCAAGAAAGATAACGTCAAAATTTCAGTCCACGACAACCAATTGCTCATTGAAGCCATGTGCGAGGACAATAAAGAAGAACAGAAAGGCACCGTATATCGTTGTGAGCGCTATAGCGGCAGTTACAGACGCAACCTGATGTTGCCCGAAAACGCCAATATATCTGCCATCAACGCCAAGATGGAGGATGGTGTATTAACGCTTACAATTCCCAAGAAAGAACCTACACCCAAACAGGAAATCGTAATCAAATAA
- a CDS encoding T9SS type A sorting domain-containing protein, which yields SNWDTSMKPFTIISGIAVPTLLDPPNMAQETPTNPTFSWNTVPGATGYNFQLSDNPEFSATTINILNHPYNHYHASGLSPFSTYYWRVSGQSEIGSSVFSEIYQFTTGTISETPHIPQLSYPPNYSTNQPRNTELMWQASNLAEEYRVQLSSDPYFVNIIFERDNLVQNNVITPLLSAYTSFYWRVSAKNSYASSNFSSSFRFTTGDWSADEDELNQVPITSLQQNIPNPFNPTTTISFSVENPTQLASLKIYNSKGQLVRNLYQGIPGINKLSVYWDGKDNAGNDLSSGIYLYRLESSSNVLTRKMLLSK from the coding sequence CTCGAATTGGGATACGAGCATGAAACCGTTTACTATCATCAGTGGAATAGCTGTCCCCACTTTGCTAGATCCGCCCAATATGGCGCAGGAAACTCCTACCAATCCCACTTTTAGTTGGAATACTGTTCCAGGTGCAACTGGTTATAACTTCCAGTTGAGTGATAACCCGGAATTTTCTGCAACTACCATAAATATCCTGAATCACCCCTATAATCATTATCATGCCAGCGGGTTATCTCCTTTTAGTACGTACTATTGGCGGGTGTCGGGACAGAGCGAGATCGGAAGCAGCGTTTTTTCTGAAATTTACCAGTTTACTACTGGCACAATTAGTGAAACTCCACATATTCCTCAACTAAGCTATCCCCCAAACTATTCTACTAACCAACCCCGAAACACAGAATTGATGTGGCAAGCGAGCAATTTGGCGGAAGAATATAGAGTCCAGTTGTCTTCCGATCCCTACTTTGTAAACATCATATTCGAAAGGGATAATCTCGTCCAAAACAATGTAATCACTCCTCTTCTATCAGCTTATACAAGCTTCTATTGGCGCGTGTCTGCCAAAAATAGCTATGCATCCAGTAACTTTTCCAGCTCATTTCGCTTTACCACTGGAGATTGGTCTGCCGATGAAGATGAGCTTAACCAAGTGCCAATCACTTCCTTACAACAAAACATTCCCAACCCTTTCAATCCCACTACAACAATAAGTTTTAGCGTAGAAAATCCTACTCAGCTTGCATCCTTGAAAATCTATAATAGCAAGGGACAGTTAGTCCGCAATTTATATCAAGGCATTCCGGGCATCAATAAGCTCAGCGTATACTGGGATGGCAAAGATAATGCCGGCAACGATCTCAGCAGCGGGATTTATCTATATAGACTTGAAAGTTCTTCCAATGTATTGACGCGCAAAATGTTGCTCAGCAAATAA